A genome region from Halorussus pelagicus includes the following:
- a CDS encoding helix-turn-helix transcriptional regulator: protein MASSEKDALVHALEHHELTSALQRGPQYKSCLAQELDVSSKTVYRRAHKLIESGLVKRCQNGYRLSNLGQLYCNLISELWNISGNISEIKPLLRDASLQKYPPYWFFAEIRTVCATEETPLRPIEELEAVFKNAEKLHGLLPVVASRFVKLLRRRVEASELSLELIVKSAAIDKLRQRDDEGDGMLMRDAQLWQIESVPYGLIIVIEPKPSVFLVMHNENGMVTGIIENQNPVATTWALQKFDQYLTDATSANWQLPA from the coding sequence ATGGCTTCAAGCGAGAAAGATGCGCTGGTGCACGCTTTGGAGCATCATGAATTGACTTCCGCCCTCCAGAGAGGACCGCAGTACAAGAGTTGTCTCGCTCAGGAACTGGATGTGTCCTCCAAAACGGTCTATCGACGGGCACACAAGTTAATCGAATCAGGATTAGTTAAACGATGTCAAAACGGGTATCGGTTGTCGAACCTCGGTCAGTTGTACTGCAATCTCATTAGTGAACTCTGGAACATCTCTGGAAATATTTCCGAAATCAAGCCACTTCTCCGAGACGCTTCACTCCAAAAGTACCCACCCTATTGGTTCTTTGCAGAGATACGAACAGTGTGCGCGACCGAAGAAACGCCTTTGCGCCCAATTGAAGAACTCGAAGCTGTATTCAAGAATGCGGAGAAACTTCATGGCCTTTTACCTGTCGTTGCCTCTCGTTTCGTGAAACTCCTTCGTCGGCGAGTCGAAGCGAGTGAACTGTCCCTCGAACTAATCGTTAAATCGGCCGCTATTGATAAACTCCGACAACGAGACGACGAGGGAGATGGAATGTTGATGAGAGACGCACAACTCTGGCAGATAGAGAGCGTTCCGTACGGATTAATCATAGTTATAGAACCCAAACCTTCCGTCTTTCTCGTAATGCACAACGAGAACGGAATGGTGACCGGAATAATAGAAAATCAGAACCCAGTTGCTACCACTTGGGCGCTCCAGAAGTTCGATCAGTACCTCACCGATGCAACATCCGCTAACTGGCAGTTACCCGCATAA
- a CDS encoding twin-arginine translocation signal domain-containing protein encodes MSDNDASRKNLNRRDFIKASAAASVAGGTLSTSAAAQTAIAWNHPEHDDYNVDRFEGHLTSYTNVYQADSLNSYEHWFIPVEVESDVTSHFKDYNGNWQWVREIRSSYFKCEWPSNKYSDLNEVDAEKDSSHYGGYDVDHEKDYTYWNLAEDTTKDGLDYLAGLVPLAGDVYGAGKVLDNFGTNLSKVGDNTGEWRVDYDWVNPNELSETHYWDKVDVQLKPDDSITIDIEDHVAAHTELVNDYSIEITAPESSPNAISKMTTAERKERGINVYRASEVKKTPGKFGFSPHRLEGVRPDEKIYTAPIEVTLLDE; translated from the coding sequence ATGTCAGACAACGACGCGAGTCGGAAGAACCTGAACCGACGAGACTTCATCAAAGCCAGCGCGGCAGCTTCTGTGGCCGGTGGAACGCTTTCAACTTCCGCTGCTGCGCAGACTGCCATTGCTTGGAACCACCCAGAACACGACGACTACAACGTCGACCGGTTCGAAGGACACCTCACGTCCTACACGAACGTTTACCAAGCAGACTCATTAAATTCCTATGAGCACTGGTTCATCCCCGTCGAAGTCGAATCAGATGTTACGAGCCACTTCAAAGACTACAATGGAAACTGGCAGTGGGTCAGAGAAATTCGTTCATCTTACTTCAAGTGTGAGTGGCCATCGAACAAGTACAGTGACCTGAATGAGGTTGACGCAGAGAAAGACAGTAGTCACTACGGAGGCTACGATGTCGATCACGAGAAAGACTACACGTACTGGAACCTTGCCGAGGACACCACAAAAGACGGACTCGATTACCTCGCCGGTCTCGTCCCACTTGCGGGTGATGTCTACGGTGCTGGGAAGGTACTCGACAACTTTGGGACGAATCTAAGCAAAGTGGGTGACAATACTGGTGAGTGGCGAGTCGACTATGATTGGGTGAATCCCAATGAACTCTCAGAAACCCATTACTGGGACAAGGTCGACGTGCAACTCAAGCCCGACGATAGTATCACTATCGATATCGAAGACCACGTCGCAGCACATACCGAATTGGTGAATGACTACAGCATCGAAATTACTGCACCGGAATCGTCACCAAACGCCATCTCGAAGATGACGACGGCTGAGCGAAAGGAGCGTGGAATCAACGTCTACCGTGCGAGCGAGGTCAAGAAGACCCCCGGTAAATTCGGGTTCTCACCTCATCGACTCGAAGGCGTTAGACCGGACGAGAAAATCTACACAGCCCCGATTGAGGTAACCCTCCTCGACGAGTAG